One segment of Grus americana isolate bGruAme1 chromosome 23, bGruAme1.mat, whole genome shotgun sequence DNA contains the following:
- the NCMAP gene encoding noncompact myelin-associated protein isoform X1, producing the protein MPGPCPHLGRDFRSQIKMTTAAPLINNTQFSVNVTTKSQEQSLYQSSGAIVAAIVVGVIIIFTVVLLILKTYNRRMRVKRELEPKSTKTAMPPALGQNSNSLSQHPTVTFIPVDIHMQNR; encoded by the exons ATGCCTGGACCGTGTCCTCACCTTGGCAGAGACTTCCGCTC ccAAATCAAGATGACGACAGCCGCACCACTGATCAATAATACTCAGTTCTCAGTAAATGTGACCACAAAGTCTCAAGAACAAAGTCTCTATCAAA GTTCTGGAGCAATAGTTGCTGCCATCGTAGTAGGagtgattattatttttacgGTAGTTCTGCTCATATTGAAAACATATAACAG ACGCATGAGAGTGAAGCGGGAGCTGGAACCCAAATCCACCAAAACAGCAATGCCACCTGCTTTGGGGCAGAACAGCAACAGCTTGTCCCAGCATCCTACAGTGACTTTCATACCTGTGGATATCCACATGCAGAACAGATAA
- the NCMAP gene encoding noncompact myelin-associated protein isoform X2, protein MTTAAPLINNTQFSVNVTTKSQEQSLYQSSGAIVAAIVVGVIIIFTVVLLILKTYNRRMRVKRELEPKSTKTAMPPALGQNSNSLSQHPTVTFIPVDIHMQNR, encoded by the exons ATGACGACAGCCGCACCACTGATCAATAATACTCAGTTCTCAGTAAATGTGACCACAAAGTCTCAAGAACAAAGTCTCTATCAAA GTTCTGGAGCAATAGTTGCTGCCATCGTAGTAGGagtgattattatttttacgGTAGTTCTGCTCATATTGAAAACATATAACAG ACGCATGAGAGTGAAGCGGGAGCTGGAACCCAAATCCACCAAAACAGCAATGCCACCTGCTTTGGGGCAGAACAGCAACAGCTTGTCCCAGCATCCTACAGTGACTTTCATACCTGTGGATATCCACATGCAGAACAGATAA